The following coding sequences lie in one Brachionichthys hirsutus isolate HB-005 chromosome 15, CSIRO-AGI_Bhir_v1, whole genome shotgun sequence genomic window:
- the tmem275a gene encoding transmembrane protein 275: protein MVVTERNTPVPKNELQKKKRRKSRPPGLPSPALCCACGLCIMLAGLNITLVGAFAFSTLVPSANPPIIIGPILLLVAFFFFGACCVCSRLPPANSSRRSKVGGRGMGLMGHGGLAGGAAFEIETSEHTLQDTTAVQLSPTSSPESSHASSPEKEAPDVAPPGPCKLFTMMEANGNSSASANAVFSASTAAGGEVRLNLPGEEAVT from the coding sequence ATGGTCGTCACCGAGAGAAACACCCCAGTACCtaaaaatgagctccagaagaagaagaggaggaagtcccgccctcctGGCTTGCCCTCTCCAGCGCTCTGCTGTGCCTGCGGTTTGTGCATCATGCTGGCCGGACTCAACATCACCCTGGTGGGAGCGTTTGCCTTCAGCACACTGGTGCCTTCTGCCAACCCTCCAATCATCATCGGACCAAtcctgctgctggtggcctttTTCTTCTTCGGCGCCTGTTGCGTGTGCAGCCGCCTCCCCCCTGCTAACAGCTCTCGAAGATCCAAGGTGGGTGGCAGGGGCATGGGGTTGATGGGGCATGGCGGTCTGGCCGGCGGGGCGGCGTTTGAAATTGAGACCAGCGAACACACGCTGCAGGATACCACAGCTGTGCAGCTCAGCCCCACATCTTCCCCGGAATCATCTCACGCATCCAGCCCAGAAAAGGAAGCCCCTGACGTGGCGCCGCCGGGGCCCTGCAaactcttcaccatgatggaagCCAATGGCAACTCCTCTGCTTCAGCCAACGCAGTCTTCTCAGCCTCCACGGCAGCTGGAGGGGAGGTGAGGCTCAACCTGCCAGGTGAAGAGGCGGTCACCTAG
- the kncn gene encoding kinocilin produces the protein MNPVSVGEYHGLRVGSALLSIVAGCIIIGVSRDCDADAVGGIFLGAGGLGLLISIYPFIKAWLNINHILPSFGNFRVHPIPPANPAPDQPVEALRREGTHSQLNLERCKSRVGTFVEGGPMAETNPDEGTSPDMPDVLSRRKLKQTPSDQEIP, from the exons ATGAACCCTGTCAGTGTTGGGGAGTACCATGGACTAAGGGTGGGCTCAGCCCTGCTCAGCATCGTGGCGGGCTGCATCATCATTGGCGTCTCCAGGGATTGTGATGCTGATGCAGTTGGAGGCATCTTCCTGGGAGCGGGGGGACTAG GTCTGCTCATATCCATATACCCATTCATAAAAGCCTGGCTGAACATCAACCATATTCTTCCTTCCTTTg GAAACTTCAGAGTGCATCCCATCCCGCCTGCCAACCCCGCTCCTGATCAACCTGTCGAGGCACTAAGAAGAGAAG GGACTCACAGTCAATTGAACCTGGAACGTTGTAAAAGTCGAGTGGGAACCTTTGTGGAGGGTGGACCAATGGCTGAGACCAATCCGGACGAGGG GACATCTCCAGACATGCCAGACGTCCTTTCTCGTCGGAAACTTAAGCAGACGCCTTCTGATCAAGAAATACCCTGa